In the Lytechinus variegatus isolate NC3 chromosome 17, Lvar_3.0, whole genome shotgun sequence genome, gaattggCAAgtaaaaagactttaaacaaaaaaattgacatgctggttctcccctcatacattttgtacatagtttttgtggctcaacttaccccagaaggtggctcaaacttaccccatatatggggcaagttgagccatttgacatcgttttttttcaaaggtcacaatgactttcagtgtggggatagaaagttatatatggGTGGAAAAAacttcagaagaattaaatttcaaggcacggtgcttatttcgacaagattattaatcatatcaattctaacatgcaaaaagcaaaaactgtcacaacttaccccgccttcccctacccttttgtcattatttttgtgtttttgacacccttatcacgttacgtacgtaacgtgccctatcttgaaaaagacatcctttttacgtgatttttggtcgcgcatgatatccactcgtcaataaaAGTGCCCCGGGGTTTATATTCATTTGGTccatgccaattcgtctactattATTTGGTCTATTGCCGTTATGTCCACTCACCAtgtgtctcataaccagttagTCCATctgtccatataccatttggtctaattaaacaAGTGTTAagtgggcaaaatgaatgaaaatgaaacgaatattagaccaactggttatgagactaAATGGTCATGTGTAAGAAtgggtgattagacgaagtgatgattggaccatattgttgttagacgaaatgttgatggacggaatggcataagactaagtggacgagttggcagtggacaaATTGGCTACCTTTTTGTTTCTCCTAATAACAGAGAGTCATGGCAGTGGCCTCTCTAAGTCTCATTACATGGTTTCTGGTATTGCACACTGTGTCTGGTGATACTTGCTTGAGCTCGGAAACCGTCAGTGATTGTCTCTGTCACAGCGCGCCACCTCGTTTGCCACCGCAGCCCAGGTTCTGTCGTAAGTGGCATGTTCCTAAAACTTTACATTTCTGAGAATCCAAAATTGTGCAAGAGCATAAGTTCGCaaagtaacttttttttttgggggggggtacctCCAGCAGTGttaaaaacaacatattttgCAAATAGCCACACACAAAATGCGCCAACAGTTTACCCATAGTACTTCCATTTTTATACACCTTCAactgaaaaaaggggaaatgcttatttattttaaagatcaGTCTCTTCCCTCGCTTACTgatgtattttaatattttacttatttttcgaACAGCCTTTTACAACGAATCTGGCGAAATTGATTTAGTAGGTCTAATAAAGAAATACCTTCAAGTTTATGCTGAAAATTCCGGACCAAAAGTTTTCCATCCAAAATTTCGGGTACCAAGTAGACTGATTTAAATGGTTTGGGAAACAACTAATATACCTTTCCATTTCACCTTGCATACTTAGCCTACATGTAGTTGctctaatcatcaaatcacgTTTGGCaaatgtttcttctttttttaaagatcgaCCTCCATTATGTGTTCCAGAGAGATTGGAATGTGGCAGTTCTAACTGTGATTCATGGACCCAGGAATGTGACCAATCAAATAACAATTGTTCGTGTCGATATAACCCACAAAAATACAATGACACCTGCGAAGGGGATCGCCGGAGAAAGGAAACTTTCAAGCTCGGAGTTAGTAATGCCACTGGTTGTATAGGTAGATTTTATTCAATCTGCATAttcagaaaaagaaaggaaaaacatCATAAGTATGCTGCAAGTGCAAAATAGACTTATTTTGTCAATAAAACTATCAGACTCACTTTGTTTATGATTCGAGTACCTGAATCTAATTATCATTCAACATTCATGACTTGCTCATTATGATAGCTAATTTTGTGTATTTAAACTGATTTATGTTTATATGTAACACTTTATCATAAATCCTTGCTATGTTgtcatttaaaatgaatttgttcAAACTAAAGTCAAGTATTCATTGACTAATTATTTGTGTACTGAAACTCTCTTAAAAGAAATAGTTCCTTTCgtataaatataaacattcttcAAACGAATTCAGTACCTCAGATGACTATATAATTATTTATGAGTCTGATAAGCAGAAAAATAGGGCTTATTTTATGTACAGTATCGCCTTATATCATTCGCTCTCAAAGTATTATCTAATCTATTCTCAATATTCCTAAATGGTTTTGTCTTTATCAAATCCTATGAGAGCTGATAAGCTACAACTAAAATCACTCCCATGCTTTGCACATATTAAATAAACTGTCAGctacatcaccaccatcatggTTTATGAATTAATGCAAAAATGTTTAAGCTAAACATCAATTTCTCCTGATAAGTCATAAGACTTCTTTATCTAAACTTCATTCTCAGAATCTATATTAAACTAACATCCATTCACAAAATACGGTTTGTTTACATCTCTTACGCCCTCTACGTCTTCATACGCTACTATACTCATTAGCATAATTTGCCCGATTTACTTTCATTGACACGTAAGCACCCTTACGCTAAACTGACCTTGACTTTCTATgaaatcaaccaaaaataatttccctttttttacatTAACTAAACAACATATCATTCTTTCTAAGACATATACAGATACAATGAGTATTAATTATGCAAACTTACCATTTGTTCGGCATTCTAACTGCTTCAGTTTGGGGTAATTTATTGGTTATCCTGAGACATAtcgaaaaaaaacattcacgTTTTCTAGCTTTCGGCAAGTGCGCTGACCTCATACGGTCAATttgaaaagtcaaatctgaaagGAAAAATCTAAAGAAAAGGGTTTGCTCGGCAAACCATCCTCCCCCGCTAGAAAAGAAGTAAGTATACATATGTCATGCATATCTTATTCCTCTACATAACCTTCCAAAGGGTATATTACTACTATCTTCGTGATGGGTCTCTTATATTCAGAGTCTTTAGTTTTGACTTTGACTGATCTGACCCTCCCGTCATCTCCAGGGTACACTTGAGTTATACGACCTAAAGTCCATTTACCCCGGACGGCATTTGGATCCGCTACTATCTCCACATCATCGACCCTCAGATTGCGTCTGTCAACGTTCCACTTCTGTCTTGGTACAAGCAAAGGGAAGACATCACGAATCCAAGATTTCCAGAATGAATCGACGATCTTCTGGACGAATTCGACTCGGTGACGGGGATTCTTGGTATCACGGAAAGTTCCTTGAGGTACGTGGCTAGATGCTCTACCCAACAAGATATCATTAGGGCATAGGTAAGAATCATCATCTGGGTCTGTGGGAATCCTCCCGATGGGGCGTTGATTAACTAGATTGGCCACTTCTTGAAGGTATTTGTACAACTCGAAAGGAAAAAGACAATGATCCTTGATAGCCTTCTTCAGTGCTAATTTACAGCTTTTGACCAGGGCTTCTGCGCACCCATTATGATGAGGTGCTAATGGCGTCACAAACCTCCAGTCGGTGCCCCTCTCAGCGCAGAACTCCTTTAGCTCATCTGCACTCCAGCCCTCTAACATTTCTCGCAGCTCTCTTTCAGCTCCAACGAACTGCTTCCCATTGTCACTGATTAAGCAAGAAGGTTGGCCACGGATTGCAAAAAAACGTCGTAAAGCCTGCAAGAACTCCATAGTCGAGCAATCAGGTGCAACCTCTAAGTGGACTGATCTGGTGTTAAGACATGTGAAGATGATGCCATAGTACTTCGCAGTCTTATTACGCCCTATTCTCACTGGTATCGGTCCGAAGTAATCACATGATGTGGCATAGAATGGTGGCGTTAAAGGCATCATCCTATCAGCTAGTAGTTCAGACATGAACTGAGTTTCTGCTCTTTTCTCCATCTCTCGACATGTTACACATCTGTACTTCTCTGATTTGGTTAGACGTTGAACTCCAGGAATCCAGTACCTCGTCCGGATTTTAGCCGATGTTGTAGCTACCCGCATGTCCTTGCTGATGATAGTAGCGAGTGATAAGCTTAGCTACATGATGGCCATTAGGGATAAGAGTTGGATGTCTTGCTTCATACGATTGTTTGCTCTTATCTACTCTACCTCCAACTCTGATGATACCTTCACTGAGAAATGGACTTAGAGCCTTGAATTCACCAGACCTCAAGCGTTCATGAAGTGGTTTCTGTACCTCCTTGATCCAGTACAGTTCAGCAACACTTAACTCGGATGCAGTGAGTGGGCCATCTTCTCTTGTCAGTCCTTCATCAACTTTCGTCTTGCATCTGGCCTTCATATTCTTGACAAATCGATGTACATAAGCTGTGACTCTGAGGAGTCTTCTCCAAGACGAATACTTCTCACAGCCAATGACACCAGAACATGTTGTATGTAGAACTTGCTTTACCTTTCTCCTCTCCTTGTCATCATCACCTTGTTGTACATGGAGCGATTTTCCTCTGGCCAGTCATCTATAGGCTTGAATAGGAATTCAGGACCATGTTCCCATTCTTTACTTAGATCTCTGACTGCTAAGCCTCTGGAGATTTTATCAGCAGGGTTAATATTTCCGGGAACATATCTCCAGTTCTCTGGATTGGCAGCACTCTGGGTCTCTCCCACTCTGGATGAGACGAATGACTTGTACATTCTGGACTGACTGTGGATCCATGCTAGAGTAATGAGACTGTCTGTCATGAAGATTTTCTCTAGCAACTTCAGAGTTGTCTCTTCCTTTATCGCAGTATACAGCCTCGTCGCCATCAGAGCCGCTTGTAGCTCTGATCTGGGAATAGTTAGCCGTTTCAACGGGGCCACTCTTGACCTTGCTGCTACAAATCTTGTAGTAAAACTGCCGTCTGCTATCTGCCATCTCAGGTACGCGCAGCATTCGAAGGCAGCTTCTGGTGCATCTGAGAACACACATAATATTGGATTGTCAATAGCTCCTGGTGGTGTGAGGCTTCGGTCAAGTTTAGCCTCGCTCAACTCTTTCATTTCGTTGAAGAAATTTGTCCACCATTTCTGTTGTTCATCTGGCAGTCTTTCATCCCATTTGTATCCCTTCTCCCAAAGCCTTTGCATTCCCATCTTGGCTCGAACAAGGAAGGGTGATACAAATCCAAGTGGGTCGAAGATTCTTGCTATTCGACTCAGGATTTTTCGTTTTGTCCATTTTCCTTCATTATTGGCTGATTTCTCTTCTCTACTGGACCCGTCCGAGGTTGACTTGTACGAGAATGAATCGTTATGTTGGTCCCAAACAACTCCTAAGACTTTCTCATTGGACAATTTCTTCAGCAAGTCCATCTCTTTCTGGTTACTGGGTCTTATATTCTTATTAGACGCCCAACCCTTGACGTGAAATCCACCATCAGCCAAAGCTTTGTCGATTTCATCAGTAAGCTGGATGGCTTCTTCCTCAGTTGGTGTCGAGAAACAAATGTCATCCATGTATGTACTTTTCTTCAGGATCTGTGCTGCTTTAGGACTTTCCTTCTCTGCTACTTCAGCTGTTTTTCTCAAGGCAATTTGGGCCATTGCCGGGGAGGGCTTGTCGCCAAAGGTGACAACCAACTTGATGTAGACATCAGGCTTCCTCTCAACTTCAAGATCACGCCAGAGATACCTGTGTACATGTTGGTCAATTACAGGTACCTTGACACGGTGATACATCTtggatatgtcaccactgattGCAACAGAGTGATCGCGGAACTTCATCAGAACTCCAAAAAGTGAATTCAACATATCAGGACCCTTGTGCCAGTATTCATTGAGAGAATGTCCTTGATAGCTTGCTGACGAGTTGAATACAATACGCACTGGGGTACTTTTCTTTTCAGGTCTAACTACTGCATGGTGACTAATATAGTGAACCGGTCCTGAATATCCACTGACTTCATTATCAGACAACTTCCGTGCGAATCCCATCTCTACCAGCTGGGTCATCTGTTCTTGGTAAGCTTTTGCATGATCAGGATTCTTTAGAAGCCTCCTTTCTGTAGCTTCCAACATCTTCTCAGCTAACCATCGGTTATCAGGAAGTTTGTTTGGGTCTCGTTTCCATGGATACGAAACTTGCCACTGATTACCTTCTTCGACACAAGACCGTTCAATCATATCATACTCCTCTTTGTCTGCCTTGGTCATCCCTGTAGGTTGGCATTGACAGTCGATGTCCTTGACTCCCATCGACTCCGTCGTCCAGAACTCAGTCAGATCCACTGGCTTGGCTAACTGCACGTGCAAGACTTTACTTGGTTCCATCCTCTTATGCGGTAACCTTCCTAGGATCACCCATCCAACAGGTGAATGACGAGCAGTTAAGTTGTGGGTCTCCTTTGACTCACCTCCATGGAACTTGGGAATGTCACTGCCAACTAGTAAGTCAATATCTCCGCCATGCCTGTTTAGCATATTTCTATAAGTTGTTTGGCTGCTGACTGTAGATATTCTTCTGGTACACTGTCTGTGGCACTGATATGAGGCAGGCTAATCACCGTAACTGGTAAGGAATTTCGTCCTCCTAGCTCTTTTACGTTGACCTTGTATTCATTGGTAATTACCTCCTCTTCAACTCCTCCCAGCTTTGATATCACAACAGTGATTTCTTTACCTTCTAGCTTTAACTCGTCTGCAAGTGACTGCTTGATGATTGACACTTGTGCACCGCAAGCAAAGCATGCCTTATTTTCCTTGACAAGCTTCATTCTCTCCTTGAAcgacttggaaaaaaatgacTTGCATTGGTCAGTCCAGTGGGAATCATCTTTACAGAGCCAGCATCTGTCGAACTTTCTTTCCTGGTTATTGGTACTTGGGCTGGACTTCTTGGTTACAAAGTTGATGCTTGTTTTTACTTCACCTCTTACCGGAGCTGCTGATCTCATCTTTGCCTTCAACTCTAGGGTGAGGAATCGAAGAAATTTCTCAAATGTTGCAGAAGCTTCACCCAATTCTTGATTTCTAAACCAGATCTTTCTATCTTCAGGGGTGAGTTTCTTCTCCATGATAGCCAGCATGTGACTATTATTCATGTCGTTCTCCTTCCCAATTTCGTTGAGCACAATGTAACTTCTGCGTACTATGTTCACAAATTCACAGAAGCGAGCATCTTCACCTGGTTTCAAGGAGCGAAATTTGGTGATGTCATGAATAATTGCGTCTGCAACTAACCTTGGGTCTCCATACACAATATCTAACTGCTCCCAAGCTGCTTTGAAGTCTCGTCCCATTCCTTGAATCATCTGTAGGGGTTTACCTTGTAGACATGATCGCAAGATCATCAGAGCATCTCTTTCATCAAAAACCTCTCCCAGAGCATGTTGAAAGTCAGCTTTGAATATGCAATAATCTCGCACATTTCCGTTAAATGTGGGCATCTTTGGCTTTTCCATTTTGAACATGGATCCCACTCTCTTCTGAACATTTGATGTTGTTTCATCAGAACTAGCTTCTGAATCACTTGGCTGTTAATTCGTCATCTGTCTTCGTAGTTTCTGCGCTGAAACGtttttctctgtctctccctgATGGCTTAGGAAAGACTGCTgacattcatccatccatctttcTTCCATGTCGTATTCATCGTCATCTTCAATAAGCTCTGAAAATGATTCATGCCTATTCTGCAATTCTTCATAAGCAAGAAGATACCTTTCATAGATCTCCTGCACATCTGAAATAGGCCGTCTTTCTTCTATCAAGCTCTTCAAGGCGTGTCCTATTCTTGTAAGCTTGCCCTTCGCACCTCGGCGTTGGTGGCGTTGACTCTTCAGAAGATCAGCCTTGGACACAGGAGTCTCTTTCTCAGTAGATTCATCCATATCTCCTTCACTCCAGATCCCAGATAAAGACGTTACAGCTTCTGATCCGTCTCCcaaagaaattgaatttgatGGATCGCCGGAGAAAGGAAACTTTCAAGCTCGGAGTTAGAAATGCCGATAATTGTATAGGgagatttttttcaatctgcataatcagaaaaagaaatgaaaaacatCATAAGTATGCTGCAAGTGCAAAATAGACTTATTTTGTCAATGACACTATCAGACTCACTTTGTTTACGATTCGAGTACCTGAATCTATTTATCATTCAACATTCATGACTTGCTCATTATGATAGCTAATTTTGTGTATTTAAACTGATTTATGTTTATATGTAACACTTTATCATAATTCCTTGCTATGTTgtcatttaaaatgaatttgttcAAACTAAAGTCAAGTCTTCATTGACTAATTATTTGTGTACTGAAACTCTCTTAAAAGAAATAGTTCCTTTCgtataaatataaaatgtaaacattCTTCAAACGAATTCAGTACCTCAGAAGACTATATAATTATTCATGAGTCTGATAAGCAGAAAAATAGGGCTTATTTTATGTAAAGTATCGCCTTATATCATTTGCTCTCCAAGTATTATCTAATCTATTCTCAATATTCCTAAATGGTTTTGTCTTTATCAAATCCTATGAGAGATAAGCTACAACTAAAATCACTCCCATGCTTTGCACATATCAAATAAACTGTCAGctacatcaccaccatcatggTTTATGAATTAATGCAAGAATGTTTAAGCTAAACATCAATTTCTCCTGATAAGTCATAAGACTTCTTTATCTAAACTTCATTCTCAGAATCTATATTAAACTAACATCCATTCACAAAATACGGTTTGTTTACATCTCTTACGCCCTCTACGTCTTCATACGCTACTATACTCATTAGCATAATTTGCCCGATTTACTTTCATTGACACGTAAGCACCCTTACGCTAAACTGACCTTGACTTTCTATgaaatcaaccaaaaataatttccctttttttacatTAACTAAACAACATATCATTCTTTCTAAGACATATACAGATACAATGAGTATTAATTATGCAAACTTACTTCTTGTTCGGCATTCTAACTGCTTCAGTTTGGGGTAATTTATTGGTTATTCTGAGACATATCGAAGAAAAACATTCACGTTTTCTAGCTTTCGGCAAGTGCGCTGACCTCATACGGTCAATttgaaaagtcaaatctgaaaggaaaaatctaaagaaaaagGTTTGCTCGGCAAACCAGTATTAAATATACGTTTAGAAACACATCTTGtagacaaaataataattaaaatatgtggCCCATGTGTAAATGGGGAAATTCACATAGTCATCAAGACGGTTTTGATAAACGAGATACTCGATGTTATCAATTGATATGGTTGGCGAAAATTTATCAACGAATATCagatttatagacttaaaattttatatttttcctgaTACATGTGAAATCACACACAACCAGCGCATCATACTTATCTGATAATATAGGCCTACGGATGAAGAGCTtgattccaaaaggagctaaatccattAAATTTGAAAGGTTTGTAAAAACTGATTGCAAATTTgagttttgttccaaaaggagTTAACTCCAAACCagttttgttccaaaaggagctaaatccactcTGCGGTTGTTTAAAATTAGTTAGTTTTCCTATTTCAAATAAAGTTATGCATTCAACTTTTTAGGTACATGCTGTGGATACAAGTTCACGCCATCAGTGCAAATTTTGCTGAAAACAACAGAATTTTAcatttgttatgaatatttatggatTTAACTCCTTTGGAATTAGATTTCGAATAGTGGACGTTCTTagaaaagattacaaaatatttttttctttttataattttcaatgtGTAAACATCAGAAAAGATGCGAAATGTACTCTGCCACCTATATTTATGTGTTTCGTGTTCATTTTCCAATATCAAACATGTCTCAATTGgcagaaattgacattttctagggttttgttccaaaaggagctaaatccatgaaaaaaattgtacaaattCTTGGGAAATTGATAATGAATGCTAGATTTTTGAATTCATGATTTAATTAACCTAAGATGATAGTATGACCTACTATCATCTATATCAAACTAAAACAACAGTGGCTAAGGGAAAgtggtgaattaaaaaaaaattgatttacagaaaaacACCAATAGTAAaattagctccttttggaacaaa is a window encoding:
- the LOC121430929 gene encoding uncharacterized protein LOC121430929, coding for MLNRHGGDIDLLVGSDIPKFHGGESKETHNLTARHSPVGWVILGRLPHKRMEPSKVLHVQLAKPVDLTEFWTTESMGVKDIDCQCQPTGMTKADKEEYDMIERSCVEEGNQWQVSYPWKRDPNKLPDNRWLAEKMLEATERRLLKNPDHAKAYQEQMTQLVEMGFARKLSDNEVSGYSGPVHYISHHAVVRPEKKSTPVRIVFNSSASYQGHSLNEYWHKGPDMLNSLFGVLMKFRDHSVAISGDISKMYHRVKVPVIDQHVHRYLWRDLEVERKPDVYIKLVVTFGDKPSPAMAQIALRKTAEVAEKESPKAAQILKKSTYMDDICFSTPTEEEAIQLTDEIDKALADGGFHVKGWASNKNIRPSNQKEMDLLKKLSNEKVLGVVWDQHNDSFSYKSTSDGSSREEKSANNEGKWTKRKILSRIARIFDPLGFVSPFLVRAKMGMQRLWEKGYKWDERLPDEQQKWWTNFFNEMKELSEAKLDRSLTPPGAIDNPILCVFSDAPEAAFECCAYLRWQIADGSFTTRFVAARSRVAPLKRLTIPRSELQAALMATRLYTAIKEETTLKLLEKIFMTDSLITLAWIHSQSRMYKSFVSSRVGETQSAANPENWRYVPGNINPADKISRGLAVRDLSKEWEHGPEFLFKPIDDWPEENRSMYNKVMMTRRGER